In a single window of the Candidatus Cloacimonadota bacterium genome:
- a CDS encoding dihydrofolate reductase family protein: MDRPKVVLYVGASVDGRITLGPNTTMFDSFKQPELFGMLVSGEEWAGFTQAVFQLYKPDMFLEGSNMLVAENEELAPLPKFGGDAAELYRDFLPDDILHRPGRKTWTAVVDGRGRFRNGYTAACDDPETYMVHLTTETAPPEYLAFLRERRLPYLIEGRERVDLPAMLAKVKAKLGVNTIATSSGGRLSGALIRGSLLDEINILLCPLVIGGFSIPTLFASPEPVWPTLLPNRLRLMEVKHLANDRLWLRYKVV, encoded by the coding sequence ATGGACAGACCGAAAGTGGTGCTCTATGTGGGCGCCTCCGTGGACGGCAGGATCACCTTGGGCCCAAACACCACCATGTTCGACTCCTTCAAGCAGCCGGAGCTTTTCGGGATGCTGGTTTCGGGGGAGGAATGGGCCGGCTTCACCCAGGCCGTATTCCAGCTTTATAAACCGGACATGTTTTTGGAGGGCAGCAACATGCTGGTGGCGGAAAACGAGGAATTGGCGCCACTGCCCAAGTTCGGGGGAGACGCCGCCGAACTGTATCGGGACTTTTTGCCGGATGACATTCTCCATCGTCCCGGGAGGAAAACCTGGACCGCGGTGGTCGATGGCCGGGGCAGGTTCCGAAACGGCTATACGGCTGCCTGCGACGACCCGGAAACCTATATGGTGCATCTGACCACGGAGACCGCGCCGCCGGAGTATCTGGCCTTTCTGCGCGAGCGCCGCCTGCCTTACCTGATCGAGGGGCGGGAGCGGGTGGATCTGCCGGCAATGCTGGCCAAAGTGAAGGCAAAGCTGGGTGTGAACACGATCGCCACCAGTTCCGGCGGAAGGCTGAGCGGCGCCCTGATCCGCGGTTCGCTGCTGGACGAGATCAATATCCTGCTGTGTCCGCTCGTGATCGGCGGCTTTTCGATTCCCACCCTGTTTGCTTCGCCGGAACCGGTTTGGCCCACGCTCCTGCCCAACCGGCTTCGGCTGATGGAAGTGAAGCACCTGGCGAACGACAGGCTGTGGCTGAGATACAAGGTTGTCTGA